In the genome of Amphiura filiformis chromosome 11, Afil_fr2py, whole genome shotgun sequence, the window ccaattactaatttcaagcacaatctctatacaaaaatagtaacgaatcgtggttaaccaggacaatattaaatgtagtgatgacaaaaggaactgattgtgtgcaacctacaggtcagtgaactgagggtaagaagaaaaccgagtattataatagcatgAACACATAtcaactgaagaggattaataatcaatttcgttacgcaatacttgtgtcaatcccaagctagaagctagtgttctggtagcaggtaggcaagccacacctactgacagctattgatgatattcagtcaatcggattggctgaatatcattagtagctaaTCAGTAGGCGTCAattaatcagtttgacatttccccgactttccgggaaggatatgtCTAATGTAgaagcatggaggtatataaataaatggagaatgatcgccagaattctaatctcctaagtggagattatcccattacctctattcaatgagtcaccaaacttgaatagaccagccacttcagccaagctattgatctccacgatggttatgagcctctaccatggttcactgattgtcactcccaaaatttcctcataggaattgaccctacattgacccgtaccggaagccttgtaaaagagactgtataatgacgtcagctagtcaatcagctagttcaaagtcaccagttttgatagcttatagtttcaatgtatgatcgtgcgaaaacccgaagaaattcggatgttctgttctcaagttatgaaactgttttctacactagttgtgccgtaacttgacaaatatacttagttttcatgttcatatattaagcttttaagggggtctgagggagttcaaatatagtgcaaatgaaagcaaaacgtttttaccttccgattgtgaaaaaattaagttgggccaatttgggccatttgagttacgagcgagcaaaatttaccggaagtacttcggaattcaagcaaaagtgatgatcagacaatcttttctagagagaaattgatatacggaatgtataggccctatacatactttgtttaaacagtttctcatagtttagtgtatgataaccgtgattttggttgaagcttcgggtcaaattgattgagtgccatgacggatatgtcatgttattgtttttaaacttttaattctgtattgtcatgaaatcgtataggccgcctaaatcatcatcaagttaaacttctcattgtataataaataattatcagtatttaggcctaaatgattattaatattattaggaggctatcattttctttggaggaggggttccaaatatacggggggtcataacttttggggaaaaaagtcataattcaatttttcatgaccaaaatgtaggagtcacaagatgacaacagataaggtgtttctttttcaaaagactgatttcttgatccaatttaagcactcaatttttggcgaaaatgagattttgataggcctatcaaaattttatgaaacatgagcactttcaataagtataaacttcattttaccccattgaaatcaatggccagtgaaacagacttcacaatgtaatcagcttagcataatcaatataaacctgaaattgcctattcaacaataattggtcataaccaacgtagtacaaaagaggcttggctggatcattctccatttatttatatacctccatggtagaaggacccacgcctgacggcgtggactatcgtactaaatggagcgtggtcctccttgaaggactactgAAAGGTGGTACTGGTCTTAacactggaattatggaaaatgttgtgcctcataactgctaaactgataaaagatatacatattttaatagaaaggacttgatgaatccatctagGAGGTCACatttgggtaaaaatgctaatttcttgagaaaatccaaaaaaaattattaaaaactagaAGTATCTAGGATCAACTTCACAAAAAGATATTTGAGCAAAATTTAGCATTTCTTGATGACTTTTGGTGGAAATTTCGAAAAGTTGGTCAACATTTTTTATTGACCTTGAAAAGAAACTGGATGTCTTGAAGGTTTCACTGAGGAATTAATCATATCAATCAATTATAACTGTAATTAATCAAATGAAAAAAGTgtacttacaaaatatttttgcagatcAAGCTGGGTTTTAAGTCTTGGTACTGATGTGCTATAGGAATTTGGTCCTCGAAAGTCTGATTTGTAAAACATTCCTCGAATCTTTGGTTATTCTTTTGTGACAGATTTTCTTGAATGATCTTGAAATCCCAATTTGAAGACTTACTTCGCATATTCCGTAAACGTGGAAAGGCTAACATAGGGACATATATTGACCGAATTCTCATCAAGTTTgtcgcctagtaggcctatatattataggaCCTATATTCATGATAAGGCCTTGGTCTGGTTCATATGAAGTTCTATAGGCTTAGCCCTGGTCCCATGGACGTGTGTTGGTCTGGAAaacctttaacaaaaaaaaaaaaaaaatggtaaatgtaatataaaattttaaccaatatcAGGGATTTGGACacaaatataatttgtttaatgagaACAAATCTAAGATTACAGTGGTATCTCTGAAGACACAGGCTAttttatgaagagattcatttTAGTTTTGGAAATGGACAATGTAATTCTTTTTGTATCTATGATTTGtattaatcaaaacaacgaagTATAATGGTCATTGCAGCCTCTATACTGTTTAAGGTTTTAATCAGGGCTGCAGTTGGACTATTCATTGAATATTAAAAGAAAGAGTATTTTGTAAGTTTTAACTCCCGGAATTGGTCTTGGTATTAAATGGGTTATTAAGTCATATCAGTCAACATATTCAAAATGTACttacaacatacatgtaaattgGCCATTGTTTTCTTGGTACTGCATGCGTCGAAACAGAATTTCATCCTCAAATCTCATTCCAGTATGTTATTGTCAATGTTTGTAGCATGTTTGGTCGATCGTTGACAACTCGATGACCTGCCCCGTTGTAATATTCCATAGTCTTGGTGTGGCCTTCTTCTGTCCGATGAGGTAGAAGATCGTATATAGCATCGTGCGATACCAAAGCTGTCGACTGTGCCATGTCCCCTGGGAGCTGAGCCGATATGTCTGTGGTTGTTATACGTGAGATGTTGCCTATACTCCTTCTGCCGCTTCAAGGCTAAAAATCTTGCCAGGTGATGGGGTCTCGTTGTGGCGCGGCGGTGGTGAATGGAAGGGAGGGGGTAGTGGAGTAATTTCCACTACCCTGTTCCTGTTCTTGACATTTCAGAGCTACTATTATCTTTGAGAGGGATAGAAATAAAATATCCgtttattttattgataattCAGGCTGAcatttttgcctacattttcatatgaagtaggatttttttttatgtttctgtgttttttatttttgttataggCGCACTAATACGCGCAAATATAACTTTCACTAAACTATATTGCATTACATATTTCACTAAGCATGTTAAGTATTATAGGTTTAATTTCACATATTGTATACTAAATATTGCACTAAACGTGCTAAATGTTACAGATTGCACTTAATATGCAGGTTCAATTTATTGCATTAAATATTGCACTATAAACTTGCTAAATATACAGGTTGTACTAAATATTAAAGATTTACTTTCAAATATTGGAAACTAAACATTGCACGAAACGTCCTATATAAAATGCTACAGATTGCACATAATAATTTATACAGGTTCAATTCCGAGGTTCAATTTCAGACATTGCATTAAATATTGCACTACATATTTATAAATTGCACTAAATAATTACTATAGGTTAATTTTCAGACATTGCACTAAATTATACAGATGTGATGCTGCAGATGTGGGTACTTCTTcgtataggcctatgggtatcgATTCCCAGATTACTGATACCTAAAATGCGATGAAAGTCGGATTATGATATGAATAATACGTATTAAGTACCTGTGCATAATATAATGCAGGACATGGTTTTACATAGATATGATCAAGAAGAGTGCCGCCAGCCGTGGTAGGATCTGTGATAACTTGATGGTATTGGCTTAAGGACTGGAACTCATTTGCTCTACCTCCCATTAAATTGTGATTGAAGTCGCCAACAAAGACTGTATAATCTGTATCAAGTAAATCAGTTTGTGCAGTGATGTTATTCATTTCTGTACAAAATGTCCCTGTACTAGTTCCAACGGGTTTGTATATGACGGTAATTAGCATGTTTGTGTTTCCATGTGTcctaattgcaagtgcatcacatacATCGCTTGGAATGGGCACTACTGTGTAGTTGacaccattttgaatgtaaattgcCACACCTCTGCCTCGAGTAGAATGTATTGCTTCTAAAGAGTAGCCTTCTATTGCAAGAGAGTCTAggctactattgtctgtcaaccaTGTTTCTGATAAACAAATAACATGTGCTTTCCTAATTTCTGTATTGCTCTTCATGTCTTCGATGTGTCGACGTAAGCTCTGTATATTATGATGAGCAATTATGAAATACTTATTCTGATCGATGGGTAGCATAGGATTGGCATTGGATAGATCACAAGTAGGCATCTCTGCAACATATCGTGCTACATCTGGATTGCAATAGATCCGGGAAAAATCACAGTTGGTTAAATGCATTCCCTCTAAAGTTGTCACTCGACTAAGTGCAACGTATGCCATTGATTCTTTGAAACATTTCATAGAAATCACAGCTTGTTCAGTTGTCAGTCCCTGGACTTTGTGAACAGTAACAGCCCAAGCAAGTTTCAATGGAATCTGTTCTCTTGTGGTACTGAAGTTTCTTCCTTTCAATTGAAATGTTTCCTTACGTGGCATTATAGCGACACACGATACATACTCAGGTGGTATAACTTGTGATGATCGAGCCTTCCTTCCAATtttgcccggtgggttcagtcttcactggcaatgtgtacgcatgatggttccaattaggggtacttttcaagaaatgtccgcggaattttcgaggacaaaattattcgcgattgtccaaattaggggtgttttggagcaaaattgtccttgaaatgaaaaatagggtgtatttctaggactttcgtccgcgttttactgctacagtttttgttattgtcctcatttccccgtgaaataggggggaaattcaaaagcgtccttgaaatggtaaaaataggagtatttatttcggaaaaatgtccttgattcctcatgataagggggtgaaatgaaaatgcgtcctcaaaatgataaaaataggggaggtatttgggggaaaattttccttgatttcgcgcaaaatagggggtaaaattgctgcaaatgtcctcgattccccgtgaaataggggtcattttcaaatcctggaacggtcatacgtcctacctttaaatacaaactgaacccaccgggcaatTTTGTCACTGTCAAACCTGACATAGACAGCCTGTGGCATGTTCTTGGAGTTACCGAATTCAATTCCTTTAATGGTACCAGATACTCCATTACAAAGACCATCGGGAACATCAATGTTAGCTATTAGCATAGTTCTAGCACCTACTGCTAACTTCAGATAAGGTACAAGTGATGTGTCGTCTTTTCGACGTGATGTGTCATGTGGTGTTTCGTGGACTTTGATCACTCTGCCACCCTTTTGGTCAACGTCTTCTGCTTTGATAGTAAATGTTTCCGTGTTTAGTGAAGCTAACTTTGTTTCATTGTGACTGTCAACATCCACGTTGAGGTAAAACAAGTGTAACGCGTCAGAAGGTGCTTGACGAATGTGCTCATGAACTATGCGGGAACGTAAGAGTTCCTTGTCTGCTTCTTCTAGTGGTTCGTTTTTTTTCCGCACGCGAAGTCGGTTCAACATTTGGGCAAATATTGCATCATCCCGCTGTCGCATTATTTCAGTTAGTTCAACTTTCTCAAACAGTGAATTCCATAAGTCTTTCAAGGGTTCTTCGTGTGGGAAACACAAAGGTGTGGGTGGACTTATCGGTGGTAATTGAAAGAAATCTCCTACTGCCAGGATAGAGACATTGCCAAAGTAGGAAGTGTATGATGTTCCTTTGATTTGTTGTAATCGTCCGTGAATGTACGATAGCTGAGTAGCACTAACCATAGATATTTCATCTATAATTACAAGCTGTACGTGTTGATACTTTGTGCGGAGCGTGCTGAGACTTTGTTCTCCAAGAGGTTTGTAATCTTTGGCCATTCTAATACCTGTTTTTAAGGCTGTGCAGATGGTTTGACCAGAAATGTTATATGCAGCTGTTCCAAGATGTGACATTAATAGCACAGTTACATCATCAGCGGACTCGGTCATTGTTGCAAATTTCTTTTGAGCATAGTAACTGATGCATCTGATCACATGCGATTTTCCAGTTCCTGCACCTCCAGTGAGGaagatatgaaatgggtctattctGTGATTTCTTGCTTTTTCATCGCACCATTTAGCAACATGATTAAATAACTGTCGTTGTTTATCATTAAGCTGACGCATCATAGTCTCTGCCTGTTCTTCAGTTATATCTGGATTACGGGTTTCAATAGCACACCTTGGTAAACCTGCATCACGTTGGCCAGGTCTATTTCCTGGTTGAAGTTCAGGAACTTCAATTTCAGCTAAGTCATCATCTGAGTCTTCGATTCTAACATCTTTTAATCTATCATCAATACGTTGCTGCGCAGATTGTGGAGCAATTCCTGCCCAAGCATCTTCCATATTTTCTACTTCTTGAAGTACTTCCCACGCTTCATCTAGTTCATCTGTTTTCGGTTCGAATTCTGACATGTTTTGTTCAACCACGTCTTTAACTCGTAGTCTGTCTTTGTTGATAGTTGTGTATCCAGTCATATGATAACTTTCGTAGGTGGGAAAACTATCTGGCTTGATATTTGGACTCCTATGAGGAAGGTATAAACGTAGCATATTCATATGATACCTCTCACTGTCTTTCTTTTTTGATACCCTTGGGTAACGAATGACAGCTGGCTTTCCTTTACGTTCTTTCATCTTGATGCCATGGGTGTTCAACTGTATTAGTTTATCTCGACGATCAGACGCTTCGTCATCATCGGTTTCATCATCTACGTTATCATCTGGGTCTCTATTGATATTGTCCGATTTGGCCGACACTTGATAGTGAGTTGAGTAAAACGTGGCCATGCACATGTTGTTGTACTTTGGCGTACTTGGTCTATcaagatatttttcaatttgagtagtctgccatacttGCTCAGAATTACCTGCATTTGCTTGTAGTTGTGTCAGAGGTAGAGATATCCGTTGTCCGTCTAACGCAGTTTGCAGAAACATTACTTTTCGTGTGCTATTTCGCAAAGGCATACTACAGATAAGGTAGACTGCTCCCATGACACTAACTTCTCTGTTTTGGAGGTAGATACTTCCAAGCTTTCGTAATTGCTGTATGGCATCATTGTTTCCTTGTGCTGCTTCTTTCTGAGCATTTCTGAGCAAGtcacccatttctctttctgATTTAGTAATGTAGGATACAATATACATAACGCATGCATATGGATCGAGTACATATTGAATATCCATGTTGCCATTCCAGCAGCGAATCAGGTCTGGGTTGTAATTGTTGATCCATTGGTCTTCAAGACGCCTTTTTAGGTACATGGTTTGCCGCTTTGAAAGCGTCTCTAGTGCCTGTTCAAATTCGTCTTGTCCAATTCCAGCTAAACAAAGAACGTCATAAAAATCTGCAAAGTCATGATCAGGATTCTGCAAAAGTTCCCAAATGTTGTTCAGCATATTTTTTGCTTTCGTTTCACGATCTAGGGTTTTCTGATGTTCTTCATCATTTTCATCTCTTTCtgctgttggcatggttggagtgCAAATGAATGTTCTGTCTGATGGTGGTTTTGGAAAATTAAACCGGCATGTTTTCCCTGTTTTTCTGCACGATCTTGTGTGAGTTTTACTGTGAACTTGCACACTCGTAACAATTTCATGTAATTCAGGATCAGTTTCTGGTGGAATTTCGCATGATATGTATCTATCAACGAATTCTATGACCTCATTATCTGGATCTTCACCCATTTGGGGGGCATTTTCAACCCACGCAATCATGTGAATATGCGGCCAGCCACGTTGCTGGAATTCTGTCCTGTAGAAGTAGTCCTTCACTTTGCCAATAGGATTAGCTGGTGACATAATCACGTCATTGATAAATGTGTGTAATCTTTCCTGAAACAGTTTGGCAGCTGCAACTGGATTGGACATGATGATATCGCAATGTTCATCCCATGACATATTCTTATGTTCCTCTGGTGTCATTGGTGGTTTTCCTAACATCTTAAGGATAGAATTATGTATTTCGATCCATCGTCTATCAGCAGCACTAAATGTCACAAAGAAAGTAGGAATTCCTAGTTGACGAATCATTGCAAAGATATCTTTCTTCGATTTTTCCCAGTATGCAGGGGTTCCTCTAAGTTGAGCCAGGAATCGGTAACCTTCGTCTCTTTTAATAAGTTGCTTCACCTGTTCGTGGTCTCGTAACATAgatgctgtgattttttttccatctGAAGTTTTTGTGCAACCTATTCTAGTAGCAATAGATACATTTGAATGAATTTGATGTACTTCTGTGCAGTAGAGAGCAAAGAATATATATTCCGGGTTCCTGGCAAATCTATTATCAGCTGAAAAGAGCCTGGCATTGAAATATCTAGAAGGCGAAAGCTTTTGTTCTCGGCTCTCGTTATACGTATTAGAACCATCTGGAAATTCTACTGGGAAGCACTTCGGTTCCATTTCTAAAACGTGTTCTGGCTTATTGCCTTGTCCTGGAGCCACTGACAAAATAGTGCTATCACTCTTGTCTGCTGCGTACTGTGCAAAATCTACAGCATGTAAGAATGAATACAGCGGTGCTGACGTGTTTGTAACATCATGTTCATTTTCATTGACTTCATTACTTGGGATGTTATCTCGATCAACAACATTGTCATCTCTGGTCTGATCTTCATTATCAGAATGATCGTCTTCATTGCTATCATGGGAGTGTCGCAAACTTGTATCATCTCCACACTCATCAGTGACATTATCTACATTCATACTATTGTCATCAGCATGATTGACCGATTCATCATTGAGATCGTTGTCAAAGTCATGAACATTAgcaacatcatcattatcttgGATATGATTGACATTGGGGGAGGTATCACTGTCACCTTGTGTACATTCATCTCCTGAATCTGGTAtgtcatcttcattatcatcggAGTGGTCACTGTGAATTAACTGGTCATCTAACATGTTGTCAAAAGCTTCAAAGTTAATGTCAATATCTTCGTATTCAGGGTTGTTTTCTTTCAACCAAACAAGTGCTGATCTTATTTTACTTGGATTGACATCTTGGCACATGTGATGTCCTTTATATTCcagttttcttttcagttttactCTGATCAGACTATGGTCCGTTGGCAGTCTTGGTAAACTTTGGGCAACTGAGTTAACATCAGCTTTTACACACACTATCTGGCCATGAACTCCTTTTTGAGCACCCTTAATTAGAGATATCATCTTCATAAAGGGTATTGCTGGAGCTATTAGGTGCCTTTCTAGCATATTCAAATGCGAAAGTTCGGGAGGCTGATCCTGTATTTCCAACCCGTTAACTGTTGCTATTGTTGGCATACGTTTAGCTTTCATACTTCCATGACAGGTATTACATATCCATGTTTTGCTGTCATCCCTATCTTCCACTAcatttatatcttcaatggaCATGCCAGGAGGGAGACTTTTGAGTAGAATCCGTTGATTGTAGTTTTCTTTTCTGAGTATTTTAACCTGGTGTCTGAAGTTAATTCTTTGACATATTTGACATACAAATACCAGCTGCATACCTTCtttgcaaaataatttgaatCGTGATATTACCGTGTCAATATCAGAAGGCTTTCTTGATCTACGTAATTGGTT includes:
- the LOC140163537 gene encoding uncharacterized protein — its product is MSEQQAKKKLGTTLERHEAGLTNKVFGNFHQGDERFSPLSRAKQCSCNSLAMLCSIEHVESILNSSHIDEMLIHGDALYKTTATKLEACFELANDGILTNDQLPTNFALGNSTYTVRYDTNPDIAERKKQQARVHSHEAYQNPEKGRRKRTQARERSKDAYNDPQKKVLKIQENQLRRSRKPSDIDTVISRFKLFCKEGMQLVFVCQICQRINFRHQVKILRKENYNQRILLKSLPPGMSIEDINVVEDRDDSKTWICNTCHGSMKAKRMPTIATVNGLEIQDQPPELSHLNMLERHLIAPAIPFMKMISLIKGAQKGVHGQIVCVKADVNSVAQSLPRLPTDHSLIRVKLKRKLEYKGHHMCQDVNPSKIRSALVWLKENNPEYEDIDINFEAFDNMLDDQLIHSDHSDDNEDDIPDSGDECTQGDSDTSPNVNHIQDNDDVANVHDFDNDLNDESVNHADDNSMNVDNVTDECGDDTSLRHSHDSNEDDHSDNEDQTRDDNVVDRDNIPSNEVNENEHDVTNTSAPLYSFLHAVDFAQYAADKSDSTILSVAPGQGNKPEHVLEMEPKCFPVEFPDGSNTYNESREQKLSPSRYFNARLFSADNRFARNPEYIFFALYCTEVHQIHSNVSIATRIGCTKTSDGKKITASMLRDHEQVKQLIKRDEGYRFLAQLRGTPAYWEKSKKDIFAMIRQLGIPTFFVTFSAADRRWIEIHNSILKMLGKPPMTPEEHKNMSWDEHCDIIMSNPVAAAKLFQERLHTFINDVIMSPANPIGKVKDYFYRTEFQQRGWPHIHMIAWVENAPQMGEDPDNEVIEFVDRYISCEIPPETDPELHEIVTSVQVHSKTHTRSCRKTGKTCRFNFPKPPSDRTFICTPTMPTAERDENDEEHQKTLDRETKAKNMLNNIWELLQNPDHDFADFYDVLCLAGIGQDEFEQALETLSKRQTMYLKRRLEDQWINNYNPDLIRCWNGNMDIQYVLDPYACVMYIVSYITKSEREMGDLLRNAQKEAAQGNNDAIQQLRKLGSIYLQNREVSVMGAVYLICSMPLRNSTRKVMFLQTALDGQRISLPLTQLQANAGNSEQVWQTTQIEKYLDRPSTPKYNNMCMATFYSTHYQVSAKSDNINRDPDDNVDDETDDDEASDRRDKLIQLNTHGIKMKERKGKPAVIRYPRVSKKKDSERYHMNMLRLYLPHRSPNIKPDSFPTYESYHMTGYTTINKDRLRVKDVVEQNMSEFEPKTDELDEAWEVLQEVENMEDAWAGIAPQSAQQRIDDRLKDVRIEDSDDDLAEIEVPELQPGNRPGQRDAGLPRCAIETRNPDITEEQAETMMRQLNDKQRQLFNHVAKWCDEKARNHRIDPFHIFLTGGAGTGKSHVIRCISYYAQKKFATMTESADDVTVLLMSHLGTAAYNISGQTICTALKTGIRMAKDYKPLGEQSLSTLRTKYQHVQLVIIDEISMVSATQLSYIHGRLQQIKGTSYTSYFGNVSILAVGDFFQLPPISPPTPLCFPHEEPLKDLWNSLFEKVELTEIMRQRDDAIFAQMLNRLRVRKKNEPLEEADKELLRSRIVHEHIRQAPSDALHLFYLNVDVDSHNETKLASLNTETFTIKAEDVDQKGGRVIKVHETPHDTSRRKDDTSLVPYLKLAVGARTMLIANIDVPDGLCNGVSGTIKGIEFGNSKNMPQAVYVRFDSDKIARLNPPGKIGRKARSSQVIPPEYVSCVAIMPRKETFQLKGRNFSTTREQIPLKLAWAVTVHKVQGLTTEQAVISMKCFKESMAYVALSRVTTLEGMHLTNCDFSRIYCNPDVARYVAEMPTCDLSNANPMLPIDQNKYFIIAHHNIQSLRRHIEDMKSNTEIRKAHVICLSETWLTDNSSLDSLAIEGYSLEAIHSTRGRGVAIYIQNGVNYTVVPIPSDVCDALAIRTHGNTNMLITVIYKPVGTSTGTFCTEMNNITAQTDLLDTDYTVFVGDFNHNLMGGRANEFQSLSQYHQVITDPTTAGGTLLDHIYVKPCPALYYAQVFQTNTRPWDQG